A single Fodinibius saliphilus DNA region contains:
- a CDS encoding copper chaperone PCu(A)C, with the protein MKPSITFILIILFNITIFWGCSSESKTEKNTNEVILGKLELSNGWARPAPKGQTTTIYLTITNGTASPDTLVSTSSTISESVELHQSIKHEDGTISMEPAGSQLIPSGEKLRLEPGGYHLMLKNITRELSIGDSLSVTLTFARLGAKKVTVPVQIQQN; encoded by the coding sequence ATGAAACCATCAATTACCTTTATTTTAATAATCCTTTTTAACATCACAATATTTTGGGGATGCAGTTCGGAATCAAAAACAGAAAAAAATACGAATGAAGTTATATTGGGAAAACTAGAGCTTTCTAATGGGTGGGCTCGACCGGCTCCTAAAGGCCAAACAACAACGATCTACCTTACTATTACGAATGGTACAGCCAGCCCGGATACTCTTGTCAGCACAAGCAGTACAATTTCCGAGTCTGTGGAACTTCATCAATCTATTAAACACGAAGATGGCACTATCTCCATGGAACCAGCCGGAAGCCAACTCATACCATCGGGAGAAAAATTGCGTCTCGAACCCGGTGGTTATCACCTCATGCTCAAAAATATAACCAGAGAACTTAGTATCGGAGATTCCCTTTCGGTAACACTTACCTTTGCCCGTCTTGGTGCGAAGAAAGTAACTGTACCCGTACAAATTCAGCAGAACTAA
- a CDS encoding methyltransferase family protein, with product MKLKIPPAIVTGIFVGLMWGIDYFFNEVGFLGLPWPNIIAEVLLAIGVLFGVLSIYQFHRNTTTIDPLNLDQTASLVTDGIYQLSRNPMYVAFLLLLIAYSLVLQNILSLFCVPLFVVYLNRYQIEPEEEALLEKFGDEYREYRQEVRRWI from the coding sequence ATGAAGCTTAAGATACCACCGGCTATAGTAACAGGTATTTTTGTAGGTTTAATGTGGGGTATCGATTACTTCTTTAATGAGGTTGGATTCTTGGGGTTGCCATGGCCCAATATTATTGCGGAAGTACTATTGGCTATTGGGGTGCTGTTTGGTGTATTGAGTATCTATCAATTTCACCGTAACACAACTACTATAGATCCCCTAAACTTAGACCAAACGGCCAGTCTTGTGACTGATGGTATCTATCAGCTTTCACGAAATCCGATGTATGTTGCCTTTTTGTTGCTACTTATCGCCTATAGCTTGGTATTACAGAATATATTGAGCCTTTTTTGCGTACCACTGTTTGTAGTGTATTTGAATCGATATCAGATTGAACCCGAAGAAGAAGCTTTATTGGAAAAGTTCGGGGATGAATATCGAGAGTACCGACAAGAAGTTCGTCGCTGGATATAG
- a CDS encoding sterol desaturase family protein, with product MQALIDLMEQTQVLAAVIGLVILMMLEQAHPFFDFFKGSIKEKGKHLLVNMALGLTNALIISVFFVGAWLWASNWAYEHQFGLLNWLQLSGFPAWSHTVGAILLMDIWMYLWHVINHKIPFFWRFHRVHHADDKMDVTTASRFHTGEIIFSSVLRIGIILVIGLHLWELLLYETLMFAVVQFHHADLALSEKADKALRAIIVTPAMHKVHHSRWQPETDSNYSSLFSFWDRIGDTFRLHNPLKTLHIGLDEFDRDEDKKIMGLFTMPFRKGNPKQDKE from the coding sequence ATGCAGGCACTTATCGACCTAATGGAACAAACCCAGGTTTTGGCTGCTGTCATCGGGCTTGTTATCTTGATGATGCTGGAGCAGGCTCATCCATTTTTTGATTTTTTCAAAGGATCCATCAAAGAAAAGGGTAAGCATCTGCTAGTCAATATGGCGTTGGGATTAACCAATGCATTGATCATCTCAGTGTTTTTTGTAGGAGCCTGGCTTTGGGCCTCGAACTGGGCTTACGAACACCAGTTTGGGTTATTGAATTGGTTACAGTTATCGGGCTTTCCTGCTTGGTCTCATACCGTTGGAGCAATTCTTTTGATGGACATATGGATGTATTTGTGGCATGTCATTAATCATAAGATCCCTTTCTTTTGGCGTTTTCATCGTGTGCATCATGCCGATGATAAAATGGACGTTACAACAGCCAGCAGATTTCATACCGGGGAAATTATCTTTTCCTCAGTTCTTCGTATTGGAATAATTTTGGTGATTGGGTTACACCTCTGGGAGCTGCTATTGTATGAGACTCTGATGTTTGCTGTAGTACAGTTTCACCACGCTGACCTTGCATTGTCCGAAAAAGCAGATAAAGCATTGCGCGCAATAATTGTAACACCTGCCATGCATAAAGTGCACCATTCCCGCTGGCAGCCGGAAACCGATTCAAACTATAGTTCATTGTTTTCTTTTTGGGATCGTATAGGAGATACATTTCGACTTCACAATCCGCTTAAAACATTGCATATTGGGCTTGATGAGTTTGATCGGGATGAGGACAAAAAAATAATGGGATTATTTACAATGCCATTTAGAAAAGGAAATCCTAAACAGGACAAAGAGTAA
- a CDS encoding sulfite exporter TauE/SafE family protein: MILSWIGALLVGLSLGLLGSGGSILTVPVLIYFADEPEKAAIAESLGIVGAISFAGFIPYAFKKQVHWRSVILFGLPGMVGTYGGAIIAGYVTGTFQLLLFAAVMIIAAVMMFKDNKERVEVGGEPKITHAWWKIILEGLAVGILTGLVGVGGGFLIVPALVLLGGLPMSLAVGTSLLIIALKSFSGFYKYVEVLAELDMSMNWELIFVFSLIGAVGSLIGKKVSNKISNKNLKKGFAIFLILMGGYISYMNI; encoded by the coding sequence ATGATTTTATCTTGGATTGGAGCATTACTGGTTGGGCTATCTCTGGGGCTGCTGGGTTCTGGTGGTTCAATCTTAACTGTTCCTGTACTTATTTATTTTGCCGATGAACCTGAAAAAGCAGCTATCGCAGAATCTCTCGGTATTGTCGGGGCAATTAGTTTTGCCGGTTTTATACCCTATGCGTTTAAAAAGCAGGTCCACTGGCGAAGTGTTATACTCTTTGGACTGCCGGGAATGGTCGGAACCTATGGCGGTGCTATCATTGCCGGCTATGTAACGGGCACCTTTCAACTGCTGCTTTTTGCAGCTGTTATGATTATTGCAGCTGTAATGATGTTCAAAGATAACAAGGAGCGGGTGGAGGTTGGTGGAGAGCCAAAGATCACCCATGCTTGGTGGAAAATAATCTTAGAAGGATTAGCTGTAGGTATTTTAACAGGGTTGGTGGGTGTGGGCGGTGGTTTTCTTATTGTGCCGGCCTTGGTCTTGCTAGGTGGGTTACCCATGAGCCTTGCTGTGGGTACCAGCTTGTTGATTATCGCCTTAAAGAGTTTTAGCGGCTTTTATAAATATGTGGAAGTGTTGGCCGAGCTGGATATGTCAATGAACTGGGAGCTTATTTTTGTGTTTAGCCTAATTGGTGCTGTGGGTAGTCTGATTGGCAAAAAAGTCTCTAACAAGATTTCCAATAAAAACCTTAAAAAAGGGTTTGCTATATTTCTCATTTTGATGGGCGGTTATATTAGTTATATGAATATTTAG
- the pafA gene encoding alkaline phosphatase PafA, whose amino-acid sequence MKNISLTLLIILIGVQTGWSQDQDAKNITTDRPKLVVGIVVDQMRYDYLPLYWDKFKNNGFKRLVNKGFSFTNNHFNYVPTYTGPGHAAVYTGTTPSVNGIVGNSWYDRSIDDGMYVVADSTVQPVGTDGDTGQMSPHNLLSTTITDELKSASSESKVVAVSIKDRGAVLPAGHLGDGAYWYDDTNGHFVSSSWYMSELPTWMKEFNERGLARELSNKTWNTLLPIEQYTESNPDDTPYEGTSGDEEKPVFPHELGEYSEDEYWAVKGSPFGNTLIKELAKEAVQHEQLGSDEITDFLAVSFSSTDYVGHQYGPHSIELQDTYLRLDRDLADLLSYLDQKVGEGNYMVFLTSDHGVVDVPAELKDKNLPGGYFDSDTVIDQLSSFLNETYGSGAWVEDYTNQQIYLDRELIATEELSLKQVQDNVADFLLQFEGVKSTNTAYNFQYKSFDHGQQAMYQRGFMYDRSGDVYIQLKSGWLDSNYPTGTSHGSPYNYDTHVPLLFYGWNVPQGSTGRKTVIPQIAPTISTMLNIALPSGSPANVLQFK is encoded by the coding sequence GTGAAAAATATTAGCCTTACGCTTCTCATTATACTCATTGGAGTTCAAACAGGATGGTCACAAGATCAAGATGCAAAGAATATAACAACGGATCGTCCCAAACTAGTAGTAGGAATTGTTGTAGACCAGATGCGATACGACTATTTACCCTTGTACTGGGATAAGTTTAAAAATAACGGTTTTAAGCGATTGGTAAATAAGGGATTTAGTTTTACGAATAATCACTTCAATTATGTACCAACGTATACCGGCCCGGGACATGCCGCAGTCTATACAGGGACAACACCTTCTGTGAATGGTATCGTCGGCAACTCCTGGTACGATCGTTCTATTGATGATGGTATGTATGTGGTAGCAGACTCTACGGTACAGCCGGTAGGCACCGACGGAGATACCGGGCAGATGTCCCCCCATAATTTATTGAGTACCACAATAACGGATGAGCTTAAATCAGCAAGTTCTGAGAGTAAAGTAGTAGCGGTATCTATCAAAGACAGGGGCGCTGTATTGCCTGCCGGTCACTTGGGGGATGGGGCCTATTGGTATGATGATACGAATGGACACTTTGTGAGCAGTTCTTGGTATATGTCGGAGCTACCAACATGGATGAAAGAGTTTAATGAGCGCGGCTTAGCCCGGGAATTAAGTAATAAAACTTGGAACACCTTACTGCCTATAGAACAGTATACCGAGAGTAATCCGGATGATACGCCTTATGAAGGCACCTCAGGGGATGAAGAGAAGCCGGTTTTTCCTCATGAGCTGGGGGAGTATTCTGAAGATGAATATTGGGCAGTAAAAGGATCCCCTTTTGGAAATACCTTGATTAAGGAGCTTGCTAAAGAAGCTGTGCAGCATGAACAATTAGGCAGCGATGAAATTACTGATTTTCTTGCCGTGAGTTTTTCGTCAACTGATTACGTGGGGCACCAGTATGGGCCACATTCTATTGAGCTGCAGGATACCTATCTGCGCCTTGATCGTGATTTGGCAGACCTGCTTAGTTATCTCGACCAAAAGGTTGGTGAAGGAAATTACATGGTCTTCTTGACATCTGATCACGGGGTTGTTGACGTTCCGGCTGAGCTCAAGGATAAAAACCTCCCGGGTGGTTATTTTGACAGTGATACTGTGATTGATCAATTGTCATCCTTTCTGAATGAGACCTATGGCTCCGGAGCATGGGTTGAGGATTATACTAACCAGCAGATCTATCTGGATCGAGAGTTAATAGCTACAGAGGAGCTTTCATTGAAACAGGTCCAAGATAATGTGGCAGATTTTCTTCTCCAGTTTGAAGGGGTAAAATCCACAAATACAGCTTATAATTTCCAGTATAAAAGTTTTGACCACGGTCAGCAGGCAATGTATCAGCGTGGCTTTATGTATGACCGTTCAGGGGATGTGTATATTCAGCTTAAGTCGGGTTGGTTAGATTCTAACTACCCCACGGGGACCTCGCATGGTTCACCATATAATTATGATACTCATGTTCCGCTTCTGTTTTACGGATGGAATGTGCCGCAAGGCAGTACCGGTCGCAAAACGGTTATTCCACAAATTGCTCCTACCATCTCAACGATGTTAAATATAGCACTGCCAAGTGGTTCGCCTGCTAATGTATTGCAATTTAAATAA
- a CDS encoding SCO family protein: MKYNAITLFIAISAAVILASCNSGPEPLYDLSNNTYQLRNTDSSRVQFPDDFRGEIAVISFIFTHCPDVCPAITANMSNIQRGLKDTTGIQFIEISFDPQRDTPNVLKSYKQQYKLNDQFTFLTGEQATVDSLLKKMEIIAVKTFADSLAQDSSNYNMRHSNTIYLMDENGRIRSEYPASVVPPEYVIEDIQTLRTL; this comes from the coding sequence ATGAAGTATAACGCAATTACGTTATTTATTGCTATTTCTGCAGCGGTAATTCTGGCCTCGTGTAACAGCGGGCCAGAACCGCTGTATGATTTAAGCAACAACACCTATCAACTGCGTAACACTGACAGCAGCCGTGTGCAATTCCCCGACGATTTTCGCGGTGAAATTGCAGTTATAAGCTTTATCTTCACACACTGCCCGGATGTATGTCCCGCTATTACTGCAAACATGAGTAACATCCAGCGTGGACTTAAAGATACAACCGGCATCCAATTTATAGAGATCTCTTTTGATCCCCAACGCGATACGCCCAACGTATTAAAATCATACAAACAGCAATACAAACTAAACGATCAGTTCACTTTTTTAACAGGAGAACAAGCGACAGTGGATTCCCTGCTTAAAAAAATGGAAATTATAGCCGTAAAAACCTTTGCGGATTCACTGGCCCAAGATAGTAGCAACTACAATATGCGCCATTCAAACACTATCTATCTCATGGACGAAAATGGACGAATTCGTTCTGAATACCCAGCCAGTGTTGTTCCTCCTGAATATGTAATAGAAGACATACAAACGTTGAGAACCCTATGA
- a CDS encoding YgaP family membrane protein, translated as MRPMEKVIRRLAGAFVTISVLLGYYVSPYWFLFTLFVGVNLFQSSFTNWCLAEQILAKVGIGVEKEANTQSNTVS; from the coding sequence ATGAGACCGATGGAAAAAGTTATCCGTCGATTGGCAGGTGCATTTGTAACTATCAGTGTACTACTGGGCTATTATGTAAGTCCCTATTGGTTCTTGTTTACCCTCTTTGTGGGAGTAAATTTATTCCAATCTTCATTTACGAACTGGTGTCTGGCAGAACAGATATTAGCAAAAGTAGGTATTGGCGTAGAAAAAGAGGCAAATACACAATCAAATACTGTTTCATAA
- a CDS encoding DUF6691 family protein has translation MKSYLKYLFAGLFFGFALVKSEVISWFRIQEMFRFDAFHMYGIIGSAIIVAMISIQIIKKMGLKDSTGTPITIPPKDSSQITRYLAGGILFGIGWALTGACPGPLFTLAGAGYEIMIVPIASALLGTWAYGLLRPMLPH, from the coding sequence ATGAAGAGTTATCTTAAATATTTATTTGCAGGACTTTTCTTTGGTTTTGCATTAGTAAAGTCTGAAGTGATTTCATGGTTTCGGATACAAGAAATGTTTCGATTCGATGCTTTCCATATGTACGGTATTATTGGTTCAGCTATTATAGTAGCAATGATTTCAATCCAGATTATCAAAAAAATGGGTTTGAAAGACAGTACAGGAACGCCTATTACCATACCGCCGAAGGATTCGTCACAAATAACGCGCTATTTGGCAGGCGGCATTTTATTTGGTATCGGCTGGGCGCTGACAGGAGCATGCCCGGGGCCCTTGTTCACTTTGGCAGGTGCAGGTTATGAAATCATGATTGTACCCATTGCCAGTGCCCTTTTGGGGACTTGGGCCTATGGTTTACTACGGCCAATGTTGCCCCACTAA
- a CDS encoding TlpA family protein disulfide reductase — MTSTEKDKKSSWKRSLIEWSVIGAVIALLYFTGWHTEVLGTLQRGMLWTGLFDADTSQVTTTDGPILSSQDYQLELLQTNGNRTTLSNFKGDLIFLNVWASWCPPCVAEMPTIETLYNEVGDHENIRFILLSMDKEPHKAVQFMQSRKFDMPYYFPASRLPIAFQSEYLPTTYVISKEGKIIYKKEGIADYSASVFMQWIEEMADK, encoded by the coding sequence ATGACTTCTACAGAAAAAGATAAAAAATCTAGTTGGAAACGAAGCCTTATTGAATGGTCTGTCATTGGAGCTGTTATTGCCCTACTCTACTTTACCGGATGGCATACCGAAGTTTTAGGCACCTTACAACGCGGTATGCTCTGGACCGGCCTCTTTGATGCCGATACCTCCCAGGTTACGACCACAGATGGTCCGATATTAAGTTCACAAGACTATCAATTAGAGTTGCTGCAAACCAATGGAAACAGAACTACCTTGAGTAACTTTAAAGGAGATCTCATTTTTCTCAACGTATGGGCTTCATGGTGCCCGCCCTGTGTTGCAGAAATGCCTACCATTGAAACCCTGTATAATGAAGTGGGGGACCATGAAAATATTCGTTTTATTCTCCTTTCTATGGATAAGGAACCCCATAAGGCTGTTCAATTTATGCAAAGTAGAAAGTTTGATATGCCCTATTACTTCCCAGCTTCAAGACTTCCGATAGCATTCCAAAGCGAATATTTACCCACTACCTATGTAATTTCAAAGGAAGGGAAAATCATCTATAAAAAAGAGGGAATTGCCGACTACAGCGCCTCTGTTTTTATGCAATGGATAGAAGAGATGGCCGATAAATAG
- a CDS encoding methyltransferase domain-containing protein, which yields MPKPRKKALELAKRHHVTIRYNINTFQDFTFEPNTFDAIAFIYAHIHKSLRRNLHRKYVNALKPGGKIVLEAFSKEQLGNNSGGPNSLEMLYSKEELLTDFESLDINKAQSLEVSLSEGEHHKGQANIIRIVAQKPGN from the coding sequence GTGCCAAAGCCCAGAAAAAAAGCATTAGAACTTGCCAAACGTCATCATGTAACTATAAGATACAACATAAATACCTTTCAAGATTTTACCTTTGAACCCAATACCTTTGATGCCATCGCATTCATTTATGCTCATATTCATAAATCATTACGCCGAAACCTGCATCGTAAATACGTCAATGCTCTAAAACCCGGTGGCAAAATAGTTCTTGAAGCATTTTCAAAAGAACAACTGGGCAACAACTCTGGCGGCCCTAATAGCCTTGAGATGCTTTACTCTAAAGAAGAACTGCTAACAGATTTTGAATCCTTGGATATCAACAAAGCCCAATCCCTTGAAGTATCTCTCTCAGAGGGAGAGCACCACAAGGGACAGGCAAATATTATCCGTATTGTAGCACAAAAGCCCGGTAACTAA
- a CDS encoding MBL fold metallo-hydrolase: protein MFFKQLFDKKLAQYSYLIGCQASGDAIIVDPMRDIDQYYELAESEGLSITAATDTHIHADYVSGLREFAERGIKVYASDEGGRDWKYEWLLESDYNYELITDGDSFSIGNISFDVVHTPGHTPESVSFLLTDGAAADEPMGILTGDFVFVGDVGRPDLLETAAGQEGAMQPAAKELYQSVVQFKSLPEYLQVWPAHGSGSACGKALGSVPESTVGYELRFSPAFNAATTEREFVDFVLDGQPEPPLYFGRMKKVNKEGPAVLGTLPNPKRMSVDEIVNTEALIVDTREAADYMDGHLAGSLLAVFNGSFNTIAGSYADAEEDLYLVIDEDNLEEAIRDLVRVGLDNIKGYVTPQMLNDWEGPLTSIDVIDFDTTEEYRKDGNSVVLDVRKATEFAEGHLPDAINIAHTRLADKLDQLPRDKQLLVHCAAGGRASYASGLLDKEGFDVQWVDDDYENWEQKYAKNKSKAAVQK from the coding sequence ATGTTTTTTAAACAGCTATTTGATAAAAAATTAGCGCAATATTCTTACCTGATCGGATGTCAGGCATCGGGAGATGCTATTATCGTCGATCCTATGCGCGATATTGATCAATATTATGAATTAGCAGAGAGTGAAGGTCTCAGTATTACTGCTGCTACCGATACACATATCCACGCTGATTATGTATCGGGATTGCGGGAGTTCGCTGAAAGAGGAATTAAAGTTTATGCTTCAGATGAAGGAGGCCGAGACTGGAAATATGAATGGTTACTAGAAAGTGATTATAACTATGAGCTAATTACCGATGGTGATTCTTTCAGTATTGGTAATATCAGCTTTGATGTGGTTCATACGCCCGGACATACCCCCGAATCGGTCAGTTTTTTACTGACAGATGGCGCGGCGGCTGATGAGCCGATGGGTATATTGACCGGAGATTTTGTGTTTGTTGGTGATGTCGGGCGACCCGATCTGCTGGAAACCGCTGCGGGACAAGAAGGAGCAATGCAGCCTGCAGCTAAGGAATTATATCAATCAGTGGTGCAGTTCAAAAGTTTGCCTGAATACCTTCAGGTTTGGCCGGCACATGGTTCTGGCAGTGCTTGCGGAAAGGCATTAGGGTCGGTTCCGGAATCAACGGTTGGGTATGAGTTACGGTTTAGTCCCGCCTTTAATGCAGCAACAACGGAAAGAGAGTTTGTTGATTTTGTATTGGATGGGCAGCCTGAACCACCGCTCTATTTTGGGCGCATGAAGAAGGTGAATAAAGAAGGTCCTGCCGTGTTGGGCACCCTTCCTAATCCTAAAAGAATGAGTGTTGATGAGATTGTGAATACCGAAGCCCTAATTGTGGATACGCGAGAAGCTGCTGATTATATGGATGGTCATTTGGCGGGATCATTATTAGCCGTTTTTAATGGAAGTTTTAATACTATTGCAGGGTCTTATGCCGATGCAGAAGAGGATCTCTATTTAGTTATTGATGAAGATAACTTGGAAGAGGCTATTCGTGATTTAGTTCGAGTAGGTTTGGATAACATTAAGGGGTATGTAACACCTCAGATGTTGAATGACTGGGAGGGCCCACTGACATCCATTGATGTTATTGATTTCGATACTACAGAAGAATATCGAAAAGATGGAAATAGTGTAGTGCTGGATGTTCGGAAAGCAACAGAATTTGCGGAAGGGCATCTGCCGGATGCGATAAATATTGCGCATACTCGACTTGCTGATAAGCTTGATCAGTTACCCAGAGATAAACAGTTGTTGGTTCATTGTGCCGCCGGAGGGCGTGCTTCGTATGCGAGTGGCTTGTTAGACAAGGAAGGCTTCGATGTGCAATGGGTTGACGATGATTATGAAAACTGGGAGCAGAAGTATGCAAAGAATAAAAGCAAAGCTGCTGTACAGAAATAG
- a CDS encoding rhodanese-like domain-containing protein, with protein MDTGLVVIILIVTAFVLFYLSKRNRGEVLSPDAFKEKFKNGSGTVIDVRTADEYKQGHLKKADYNFDVMSGEFQQQLNKLDKNGTYFLYCRSGSRSGKAASLMNKKGFENVYNIGGFKQLVSAGFDQA; from the coding sequence ATGGATACAGGTTTAGTAGTAATTATTCTTATAGTAACAGCATTTGTTCTTTTTTATCTATCTAAAAGAAATAGGGGCGAGGTGCTTTCTCCTGATGCTTTTAAAGAGAAATTTAAAAATGGATCCGGTACTGTCATTGATGTGCGAACGGCAGATGAATATAAGCAGGGGCATTTAAAAAAAGCTGATTATAACTTTGATGTGATGTCTGGTGAGTTTCAACAGCAGCTAAATAAGCTGGATAAAAATGGAACTTACTTTTTATACTGTCGTTCGGGGAGCAGAAGTGGTAAGGCGGCAAGTTTGATGAACAAAAAAGGTTTTGAAAATGTATATAATATTGGAGGATTCAAGCAATTAGTTTCTGCAGGATTTGATCAGGCGTAA
- a CDS encoding rhodanese-like domain-containing protein, producing the protein MMKRILSISLLVIISSVILLACGEQKEKKRLDPIEFQKELNEQGGIVIDVRTQEEYDAGHIARVDYQYDYLSGELEAHLDSLNKDKTYYLYCRSGNRSGKSLELMKKYGFKNVYNVGGYQELVDAGFESE; encoded by the coding sequence ATGATGAAACGAATACTCTCAATCAGTTTATTGGTAATCATTAGTTCAGTTATTTTATTGGCATGCGGTGAACAAAAGGAGAAGAAGCGTCTTGATCCCATTGAATTTCAAAAAGAACTTAATGAGCAGGGGGGAATAGTTATAGACGTCCGAACCCAAGAGGAGTATGACGCCGGTCACATTGCAAGAGTCGATTATCAATATGATTATTTGAGCGGAGAGTTAGAGGCTCACCTCGACTCACTTAACAAAGATAAAACCTACTATTTATATTGTCGATCAGGCAATAGGAGTGGTAAATCACTTGAGTTGATGAAAAAATATGGTTTCAAGAACGTATATAATGTAGGTGGGTATCAAGAGCTGGTTGATGCCGGATTTGAAAGTGAGTAG
- a CDS encoding YeeE/YedE family protein, translating into MLELLQQPWPWYVAGPMIGLIVPILLLLGSKTFGVSSNLRHVCAACMPGKIDFFQYDWKEKGLWNLVFIAGTVIGGFLAGWVFNNPEPIDLSQQTVKELQVLGILDFRGMMPDGLFNWQALATPVGILVMVAGGFLVGFGARYAGGCTSGHAITGISNLQVASLLAVIGFFIGGLFVTHVIFPLIL; encoded by the coding sequence ATGCTGGAATTATTACAACAACCTTGGCCGTGGTATGTGGCCGGTCCCATGATAGGGTTAATTGTACCAATATTGCTTTTGTTGGGCAGTAAAACCTTTGGAGTATCATCGAATTTACGTCATGTTTGCGCTGCCTGTATGCCTGGGAAGATCGATTTTTTTCAGTACGATTGGAAAGAAAAAGGACTTTGGAACTTGGTCTTTATTGCCGGAACTGTAATTGGAGGTTTCCTTGCCGGTTGGGTTTTCAATAACCCTGAGCCTATTGACCTGTCACAGCAAACGGTTAAAGAATTGCAGGTTTTGGGTATTTTAGATTTCAGAGGAATGATGCCAGATGGCTTATTCAATTGGCAAGCTCTGGCAACTCCTGTTGGGATACTAGTAATGGTCGCAGGTGGTTTTTTGGTAGGGTTTGGTGCCCGCTATGCCGGGGGCTGTACCTCAGGCCATGCGATCACCGGAATCTCCAATTTGCAAGTGGCTTCTCTGCTGGCGGTCATAGGCTTTTTTATAGGGGGGCTATTTGTCACACATGTCATATTCCCACTAATTCTATAA
- the crcB gene encoding fluoride efflux transporter CrcB, with amino-acid sequence MLQSILLVGLGGFFGSILRYLVSYYVNMNWSSQFPIGTLAVNLVGSFLIGIIIAASLNGNMSQQTRLLLATGFCGGFTTFSSFSYEFFSLLQHEHTGYAFLYAAASFVLGLFFVWLGFSLIKG; translated from the coding sequence ATGCTTCAATCTATACTTTTGGTGGGTCTTGGAGGATTTTTTGGCAGTATACTCCGCTATCTGGTGTCCTACTATGTTAACATGAACTGGTCATCCCAATTCCCCATAGGCACCTTAGCCGTTAACCTGGTAGGCTCTTTTCTTATTGGGATTATTATTGCAGCTTCGTTAAATGGCAACATGAGTCAACAAACACGTCTGCTGCTGGCCACCGGCTTTTGTGGAGGCTTTACTACTTTCTCATCTTTTTCATATGAGTTCTTTTCGCTGTTGCAACATGAACATACCGGCTATGCTTTTCTGTATGCCGCGGCCAGCTTTGTACTTGGGCTGTTTTTTGTGTGGTTGGGCTTTAGCTTGATCAAGGGATAA